GACATGTACGGTCTAGGCGCGGTGATAGCCTCAATAATACTAGTAGGCGGTATATCTGCTGCACTATCAACTGCTGACGGTCTAATACTGGCAATGACTACTGCGGCTACTCGCGACATCTACAAGTCCATAATCAACCCGCGCGCGACTGAAAAGAAGGAGCTAATGGTGGCAAGAATATCAATGGTAGGCATAGCCTTCATATCCGGTACACTAGCATACCTAATGGCCTCCAACCCGGTGATAAAGGCCTACATAGCCAAGACAGTAGCCTGGGCGTTCGCGTTCGCCGCGTCAACGCTAACGCCAGCGATGATACTAGGGCTGCACTGGAAGAGGGCCACCAAGGAGGGCGCTATCGCTGGTATGCTGGCGGGCCTGGCGGTAGCTGTACCCTACGTAGTCGGTGTGTCTCTGGGCTACATGGAGCCGGTGAGCATAGCGGGCCAGAAGATAGGCACCATAGCATGGGGCGTGATAGGCTTCATAGTAAACATAGTAGTCAACGTAGTAGTATCGCTAATGACAAGCGAGCCTCCGAAGAAGGTACAGGAGCTTGTCGAGCAGATTAAGGTCCCAGTGAGAAAGTAACGCCTGAGGGATCATTTATGAGGGAGAACTCTGTTCCACGCGATATACTCATTTTTTTACAGAGTAAGGTGTTTCCTCATACCTCGCCTAGGCTTCTTGAGAGTCTGTTGCAGTGTAGCAGGATTATGCTTCTACAGGAAGGCGAGGAGCAGCGCAAGCCCGGGCTCTACATAGTCTACAGTGGCTCTATCGCTGTAGACTCTCAGCTTCTCACTGTAGGTGACTATGTTGTCTCTGAGCATGGCGTTCGGGCGGTAGAGGAGACAATAGTTATATACGCTGACTACGAATGCGCTCGGCCAGTACTTACTCTTGGCGAGGAGGAGCCTTGCCTAGTAGGTGACCTTATCTACCGTGACCCCGTTGTTGTCGGCCCCGATATGCCCGTCATAGAAGCTGTGAAGAAAATGTACCGTGAAGGCGTATCGTCGATAATAGTAGTGGATGTGGATGGCAGGCCGTTGGGAATATTTACTGATACAGACTTGCGCCGCTTGGTGGCGCTGGGAGAGGACCTTTCTAGGCCGATATCAGCGTACATGACGCCTCAGCCGCTCTCCATAAAAGCTTCGGCTACGTGCATGGAAGCTGCGTTCGCGATGATGAACCGGTATGTTAAGCATATAGTGGTAGTTGACGATAGTGGTAGAGTTTCGGGGGTCGTTACTGTTCGCGACATAGCCTATGCTGAGGCTCTTGGCCCGCTCTACATGCTTCGGCGTATCCGGAGCGCCTCTAGTGTTGATGAGCTAGCGCTGCGCTACCGTGAGCTGGTATCGCTTCTCCGCCGTGAAGCGCGCCGTCTCCATCCCAGCGGTGGTGGCCGTGAAGCTGTCCATATGGTGCGTATGGCTAGCCTAGCTCTGCGTGGCGTTATGTCTAAGGCTGCAGAGCTAGCTGCTAGAGAGCTCGGCTTACCGGGTGATGGACTAGCTTATCTCTCTCTAGGCAGTAATGGTAGGCTTGAGCAGTTCCTAGCTAGCGATAGGGATACTATGCTAGTGTACTGGGGGGTAGACGAGCAGAGAGCACGTGTCTTTGCTGAGCGCGTAGAGGATATTCTTGACAGGATAGGGTTCCCCGGGTGTAGGCATGGCTATACATCGCGTCAGCTGCTCTATTCTCGGGACGAGTTGCTGGAGAAGTTAAGCTCTATGGCTAGGGACCTCATGGATGAGAACATTGTATTGTTGAGTATGATGTTTGATGCTGTAGACGTATGGGGGCAGCACGGGACGGCGGAGTGGATTAGGAGGAGTATAGCCGAGCTCCTTTCGAGGTCGAGTAGCTATATTATGGGCGTTCTGCCGGTGTATCGGCCGAAGCTGGGTTTTGCTGGAAGGCTTCCCCGCGAACTGGACCTCAAAGCTCATGGGCTAGCACCAGTAGTTTACACGGTCAAAGCTTTTGCCTTAGCTGAGACTGTTTGGGAGCCGGTTAACACGCTTGACAGGTTAATGGCGCTAGTGGCTAAGGGCGTCGTGCCGAGCGACCTAGCTGCTGACGTTGCTGAGGCTTATCGGATACTATCCGCGTTCATGGTATGGTCGCAAGCTCTTCACGGGAGTACTAGGATAGATACTAGCGAGCTTAGTGGATTCGAACGCTCTATACTCCGCTCGGCACTGCGCACAGTTCAACGCTTTGTTGATTATGCGCGAAGGAGGGGGTGATGTATAACGGGTGCTAAGGGGTATGCTGCTTTAGACATTGAGTCTACGTGTCTGGATGCCCGGAAATGTAGGATGGTCTCAGCTGCTGTTGTGCCTTTCACGGGCAATAGCTTGGAGCTATCCCGTGTCGTGTACTACTCTGAGCCCCCGGATGATGGTGTTAGAGGCTCTGCTCTTGTGCACGGTGTGACTAGGTCGTCTGGAGTTGTCGGCTCTTTTGGCCGGCTTGTGGGCGTTACGAGAGGCCGTATACTTGTAGTGTATGGGCACCATGACGTAGAGTTCTTGAGAGCTGAGGCTGCGAGGCGAGGGATAGAGATCGGGAAAGTGTGCTATGTGGATGTTCTCTCTTGGGCGCTTAGCGTTCCTAGTGCACATGATGAAGCTGTAAAGAGGGGGCGCTTCACACTTGATGACGCTCTTGCGGTGCTTATGGGTGTTGAGGTGCCCCGGCGGAGTTTCCACGACCCGGTCAGTGATGCTATACATGTGGCGTTGCTCTTTATGCATCTAGCTGAGAGGCTTGGAAATCCTCCTGTAAAGTGCTGTAGTGGGAGGGCTAGTTCTAAGCTCCGTCGTGCTCTTGCTAGGCTACTCAGACTATGATAGGGGGTATTTGTTGCCGGCTTAAGCCCCTATACCCTGGTAGAGTTCTAATACTAGTAGAGCGTATAGCTTATAGTAATGGAGCCCTGGCTGCCCGCGGCCTCGATGGAGCCGCGGGCGGGCCCGGGGCGGTGACGGGTCGGGCTATATGCTGAGGCCTCTAGGCTCAATGAGGATGTGCCGCGGCTCGGCGGTCTATTCGACGGACGCGTTAGCTGCATGGTTTGTGTTGACATAGCTATATGGGGTGGATGTGTGAATGACTGGTGAAAGGGTAGTAGCCTTCGTGTTAGCGGTTACCGAGGTGGGTAAGGAGTACGAGGTTGTGGAAAAGATTAGAGAGGTAGCAAGGCAGGCAGGTGTAGATGTAGAGGCCTATGTGGTCTACGGGGAGTATGATGTTGCGGCTAAGATAGTAGCTGATGGGCTCAAGAAGGTGGATCGTGCAGTCACTATGATAAGGACTCTGCCTGGTGTAATGCGCACTGTTACGCTTATCGCGGCAGAGTAGCTCCGAGGGAATCCCTCATAGTGTACAGCCGTTGCATCGTTTTTATAGCCGGTCAGAGGCGGGTGCTGCTAGGCTCTTGTCCAGTGGAAGACTCACGGTATGCTGTGTGGTTTAGGCATCCATTTAATTTCTAGCCAGTATGTTGAATACAGCAAGCATCTAGGGTAGCCTGTAGCCTCGTATGAAGCTCATAACGGGTCTAACGACATACGTTGAGATTAGTTTGCGGCTGTGAGGGTTGGTATGGTGTTTGGAAGGATATCTTTTGGCGAGCATAGTGTTTGTGGAGTACGGTTTAGGCTAGAGCGGTATGGTGATAAGTGTAGTTATAGAAGGGGTAGTGTATCTGCTATTGTGCCGTGTGATGACGTGTACGTCTATCCTGTAGCACCGGTATTTTATCCGGAGTATCTAACTAGCTATATCATGATGAGGCTTCGGGAGCCAGTTGTGATTAGAGATGGTGGTGAGGAGGAGTTCTGGGCTAGACTGGAGTTTGATGTCGCTGTAGTAGTGGGCTCTAGGGATACAGGCTATGAGGTTGTCGATGTGTTTCCGTCGAGTGGAGTGGGCAAGTATGCGCTCTATGGCTCTCCTAGCCGCGGGATAATAGCCCGGTTTGTACCCGTAGAGGTTCTTTATGAGCCGTTGGAGGAGCCTTGTAAGGCTCTGGTGAGGGTTACTGTTCATAACCGATCTATTAGGTCTATCCGTTTGTCTAGGATAGTGTTTCCTGCGCAGCCGTTTAACCTATACTACGATGATGATGGCCGTGTTGTTGGCTCTAGTCTATATGTAGCGGTTACGAGCCCGTTTACGGCTGTTGTTTCCCTCCGTGAACCGAGTCTGCCGGACGGTTTTCGGAAGACTCCGAGGCTTCTAGGACAGAAGGGCGGGGTATCGGTGCAGACACGATGGAGCCAGAGCTTTGTCATGAGCTATGGCCTCTAGCTTCTTCGAGCATTATCAGGGTTATACCTGCCTCTTCTTTAGAGACTTTGGCTCCGTAGCTCTCTGCTATGCCCTCAACCATGCTTCTAATAGCTTCCTCGCTAGGCCTAGTAGGCGGTAGTAGGACTATCTTGTCTTTCTCTCTTATAGCTATCCTTGAGTCCTCTAGTATAATGTCGAGAGCCTCTTCTAGGCTAACGCCTATGCTCCGGAGTAGTGCGCCTAGTTTTCTCCCCTCAAGCCGTACTTGTTCACCGGCTTCTTCGGGGTTGCAATTGTCTAGTAGGGATAGTGGTAGTAGTGCTACTCCTGCACGCCGCAGCTTACTGTATATGAGCGCTTTCCGGAGCACTATGGGCGCGAACGAGTTGTTGGTTTCAGCGTCTATGGCGCCGGTTAGTAGTGCTCTCATGTAAGCGGATATGGTCATGCCGTGTCTAGCAGCTATATCCTTCACTAAGTCTGCGAGTTCGGAGTCTATCATTATCGGCCTTCGTTTCCGTGCAGCGCTATTCTCCTGCGGCAAAGCAGTCCAGGCCCAGTACCTAGGAATAGTAGAAGCTAGCCTTTATACTAGGAAGCATCCTTGGCGGCGAGGTGTCAAGTATTCCGCCTGTATTGGAGGACTACTATCGAGCCGTAGTTCTCGACGGACTCTACCCTTAGCCCCCACGCTTCAAGTACTCTTGCCGATACAGCCTTGAGTAGCTCCAGCATGCCTTCGCCCGGCGGCTCAGCGAGCGTTATAACTATCTTCCCGGTATCGCCTTCGTTTATCTCGTCTATAGAGGCGCTGGGCGCGAAAAGATAGATTAGGTCTTTTACAGTGACGCTGTCCATGCTGCGTAGCTTGGCAGATACAGCTATAGAGGCAGCGAGCGATTCCACCTCCTTTATAAACTGGTCTCTCACTACAGTGTCAACAGAATCCACTAGCTGCGCGAGTCCTCGTTGAGGAACTACTATACCTCCTAGCCGGTGCATATCGGTCAGTAGTACGGCTTCGGTGAAGATTGAGGAAATGTTATCCTTACCGTGTAGGGTGCGTGTTGCGAAAGAGAGTATGAGCGTGACTAGCTCTGAGATAGTTAGCCCAGAGCGCTTAGCTATCATGGCTAGGTCGTTTAGCAGACTCTCGGGTATTGCTATAAGCTTCTTTGAGCCCTTGGGACCCGGCATCTGGAGGCCCTCTCCCAAGCTTTACGTGTACGTCGTAAGGGGGCCAGCGTGTTCCGGGATAGTAGTCCCGCTAGGCTAACAAAGTTAAACGCTAGTTATAGCTTCCCGTGAGCCCGGCTACAACGCGTGATTGTGCAAAAGGCTTCTTCCTTGTTTGTTGTTGGTGCTTGGTGCTCTGCACACAGTAAGTATAGAGATAGTATAGGCTAAAAAGCGTCATGTATAGGGTGCGTTTACTAGTCGCTGCATCGATGGATATTCACGTTAGTATTAATGGCTTGGCTCCTTCCTCGAGAACCTCGTTTATAATACTCCTTGGGAATGGTACGGGGCTCGCAGTCAGGTCGAGTTCTATGTGTTCTCCGCTGACTGTAGTCGGGTTTACTTCGACTATTACCTGGGTTCCAGGCTCTACCTGGCAGAGTACTAGGCTGGGGTTCCTAAGCACTAGCGTCTCATTGTAGCTTATGGAGTAAGTTGTATAGTATGTGCTGCTCCAGAAGCGAGTCACTAGTGTTTTTGAGTATCCAAAGGTCTTATGGTCGAGTAGTATGCTCCCTACGGGTCTTGTCGATTTGCAGGGCGTTATCGTCATCGATGCTGGAGTTAGCAGCTCGTCCGCTTTTACCGTCTCCGTATGGCTATGGGCTATGTAGAGTAGGAACTCTGTACCTAGTGGTAGGTAGCCGCCGAGATAGTAGAGGAACTTGCTGATCCACCGTCCAGCCTTAGCTGCATAGCTGACCTCAACTACTGCCACAGCAGCTGTAGCGGTTGGGCCTAGCCGCTTCACGAGACCTGGGCTTAGTCTGAGTGTTAGCACTATAGGGTGGTCTAGGCGTGTAGCTCGTAGTATGGTGGTTGTGTATAGTGCTTCCTGGGCTCGTGCCTGCCATGTCTGGTCTACACGGCTTGCAAGGCCTCGAGCGACAACTAGTTTGCCCGGGTCGTAGGCGTTAGGTGGGAGAAGGTGTAGCTTTACCGAGACGTAGGTAGCTGGCAGCGCCATATTCTGGACAACGTCTATCCCGCGGGGACAGTCGAATCCGCGGCACTGTAGGTGGACTTTAGCTGTGACAGGGTCTCGGGGTAATAGCAGTAATGTTATGGTTTCTTGCTGGGAGTCTCTTGTGATTAGGAAAGGTATGTATATGCTTCCTGCTGCGCCTAGGGACTCCCAGCTAGCCCATGTATAGCCGTTGCCGCCTACCCTCCCGGGAACAGTGTAGCCTTCTCTCCAGTCCATGCTAGAGAATACCGGGACGCATGGGCTATAGATACTTTTGAATACGCATTTATCGTAATCTGTTGCGAGAAGCCCTGCTGCGAGTATCTTAGCTTTCAGCTTGTAGCCTACCCAGCTAGCAGAGTTAGCTACGTGTATTGCTGCCTCCCGGTGCTCTATTCTAAATAAGCCGCCCGCCAAAGGCTCTAGCACGCGACGGTATACATAGAGCTCACTCTCGGCTGGCGGACAGCCGTAGCTGCAGCGTGCGCGCACGTAGCCCGTCTCTCCGTACTCGCGGCTATCGCGGACCGGCCATTCCGTTATAGTGTAGAGTCTTAGCCTCTCTGGGTCGACGTATGCTCCTGGTAGTGGGCCGTTGGCAGCTGCATAGAAGGGGTTAGCACCAGGTAGAAGAGGACCAGCAGCCCATACCGGCTGTAGCACCGGACCGTACTGGACGAGTAATACTTCTCTGACAGCTTCCTGCGTGACCTGTTCTGTTACAATTCCTGTAGTGTTGAGGCTAGTGAGGCATGAGGTGGAGTTCTGTAACAGTTCTTGCCCGTTAACTCGTGCTCCGTTTAGACATGGCTTGCTAGGGTCTAGCTCATACTGGTATAGCCATACGCCGCCGTTCTTGCCGATTACCACGAGTTCGACGAAGCCGCTACACGGTATATCGACGACAGCAGTGTTGTTGACATCGAAGAATCTAGAGTATAGTAGCTTTCTCTCCCCGGCATTGTAGATCTCCACGGCCCAGGGCTTGAATCCGCTAGTTACTGGTTCGACCTTTAGTACAGCCTCTAGCCATCCCGTAGCATTGCACTGGCCTAGGGGCTCTAGCATCATCCGCGGAGGCACGGAGAACGCAGCAGCTCTTTCTGCTAGATCCCGGACTCCAGCAGCCCACTGTGATGCTGCTGCGGCGAGCACAGCCAGAGATATAACGGTCATAGAGGCTATAAGAGCGCTGCCTAGTAGGCTACCGTATCCCCTCAACCCTGGCTCCCAAATGGAGTTACAGCATGCTGTGAGCCCGGCGTGCCCCGGCGCCGAAACTACCTACGTAGCGTGCTCGGCTGGTTGTTTGCGGATATTGGACCAGTGCTAGGCCTGCTGGTTTCCGGCTCTTTGCCCGTCTTCGGGGGATGAAGATAATAGGCACACTTCTAGGCTGATTACTGACAAGCCAAGCCTACAGCTGGTCTACAAGCAGGTTTCACACAAACTCCCTCGTAGCTCAAGCGTTGGACACGAGACGGCGCTCAAGCAGCTAACATGCTCTGTGGGCATGCCTCGCGCTGTACCGGGGTGCTAGAGGAGCCCCTTAGTAGCCAGTATGAGTACAACGAGCCCTATAATGGTCTGCATAGCGAGGATAACGGCTACCACTTCAGGCTCGCGGGCTGAGCCCTTTAGCCGCTTGAGCAGCTTTATCACAGCATGTGTTAGCGTGTATATTCCTTCCAGCGGCGAGTCGAGGGTGCCATCGGGCCTTGGCACACCGAAGTCCTCTATCACGCCGGGCTTCCAGACACGGTGCATGTAGCCCCGTAGGTTGAGTAAGGCCTTGATGAAGTACAGTGTGAAGAGAGCTAGGCCGTATTTCTCCATGTTGCCGAGTATCACGAGGGCAGCGTAGTGTGCGCCGACGCCGTAGGTGAAAGCGTTCCCGGGGAACACCTTTGCGGGGTACCAGTTGTACCGGAGAAAGCCCAGCAACGCTGCCGCCATTACTAGCGAGGCCTGCAGCACTAGGTCCAGACCCTTTAGATATGCATAGGCTGCTGTGAAGAGCATGAGTAGTAGACCCATTCCGGCCTCGAGGCCGTTAAACCCAGCTATCATGTTGAATGCGTTGGCAGCGCCCAGCACGCCTAGCGGTACAGCTACTAGCGGATACGCAGCGCCTAGGTCCACGGTGCCTAGTAGCGGTAGCGACAACGTAGACTGGCCAGCTTTTATCACTACTAGTGGCAGTGAAACAGGCGCCATGAAGGCTACCCGTTGCCAGCGTGGTAGGCCCCGCTTCCACCCAAGGATGTCGTCTATGAAGCCTAGGAGGCTAGCAAGGAGGAGCAGCGATACTAGAGCATACAGCTCGGCTGGATAGTACACCTCCCCCTCTAGGTAGGTATAGAGAGCCTCGAGGACAAGTAGGCCGAAAGACGCAGCCACTACCGCCCAAATCCCGCCTGCTTCAGCCACCACGACTTTGCCAGGCTTGTTCATGTCCCGGCCTACTAGGCCCCGTCTCCTGGCTACACGGATCCATGCAGGCTCTATCAGAAGCACCAGGAAGAATGCCACAGCAGCAGATGCCAGCGCGTACACGAGCTGGACTCGCTCCAAGGCGTTCAAGCCCTCGGTATAACGCCCCTAAGCCGCCATGCCGGCCTCGGGCTACATATAGCTTAGGCCCGGATCCCCGTCACGGCTAACGCTCTACTAGGAAACAAGCGACGAAGTGTCCCTTCCCTGCCTCCACTAGCTGGGGCTCCTCACGGCTGCACCTAGGCTGCGCTAGGGGACAGCGTGGATGCAGCCTACAGCCCGGCGGCGGGTTACTCGGGTCAGGTATGTCACCCTTCAGCTCGATTGCAGGAGTAGTGTGACGCCTTGACACCCTGGGTATCGCTGCTAGTAGTGCCCGAGTGTAGGGATGTAGAGGCTCGCGTAGCACTTGGTCCGCAGGCCCAAGCTCCACTATTTTACCCAGGTACATAACGGCTATCCTATCCGCCATGAGCCTGGCCGTAGCCAGATCATGGGTTATGAAAACCATGGCTTGGTTTAGCCGCTCCTTAAACTCCCGAAGAAGCTCCAGTATAGCAGCACGTACAGACACATCTAGGCTAGACGTAGGCTCGTCTGCGACCACAAGGTCGGGCTCTAGAAGCATGGCACGCGCTATCGCTGCGCGCTGTAGCTGACCACCACTAAGCTGGTATGGGCGCCGCTGGTAGAACTCCTCGGCAGGAGTAAGGCCGATACGCTCTAGCAGCCGGAGTACACGGTCTTGCGCCTCATCTCCCTCAGCTAGACCGTGGACCTCCAGGGGCTCTACAAGCTGCTCCCCAATAGAGCGTAGAGGGTTAAAGCTCGCATAGGGATCCTGAGGGATGAGCTGTAGACGGCGCCTCATAGGGCGTAGCTTCTTCTCCGGGAGCCACGTGATATCGACACCGTCTAAGACTATACGGCCAGCTGTGGGCTTGTAGAGCCGGAGAATGAGCCTGCCCAGGGTGCTCTTTCCACTACCGCTCTCGCCCACCAGGCTAAGGGTCTCGCCCCGCTCTAGGGTGAAACTCACCCCATCTACAGCACGTACCACCCGTCTGCCTAAGAGGCCCCCACGCACGAAGTATTTCCTAAGCCCCTCGACGACCAGTAGCGGCTCTGGCACGGCTCCCGGCACTCTCCAGCACTACCGCCTCGAGCAGCCAAGAGTCCGAGAGGAGCTATAGATGTATAACAGGTGTAGGCCCAAAACGTGGTAGCTCAACCATGCTTCCAGGCTCAGCATCCGCAGTCAATACGCGTAGTCCGAGCCTCCGCTTCTTCGCTTTAGAGGCGCGTTCTAGCTCCTCTATAAGAGCAGCAGCTAGCTCAACACTCCACTGGCTTCTAGAGATGACAACCATGTCGAGCCCAGCCACGCATGCGTAGTTATAGTTCAGCAAGTCGTGTAGCCTAACAGCCCCCTCCTGAACGCGCTCCTTGAGCACATTATCCTCTGCAACAGGCAGCATGACCTGGTTAAACCCGGTACACTTTATGTCGGAGCAAACACCGTATATGAACGACTCTAGCCTGTTTATGGCAGCTGCTGTTCCGGGGGCCGGCATCGGCTTGCCCGAGAACTTCTCTATGACGCGCGCCACGCTATCCTCCATCCAGGGCGAGAGAGACATGTCGAACCCCCGAAAGAACAGATCGTGCTTCTCCATCTCCATCCTTATGGCCTCGTAGACCTCGAATGCGGCGTCAACAGCGTAATCCATGGCCTCGTAGTAGCCGAACTCCTCAAGAAGCCGGGGATAGACAAGAGCTATGGATACCCCGGGAAGGCTCTGCATAGTAGTGGCTAGCGGGAAATAGGGCGTCTCAGGGTAGCCCCCGAACACCATTGCAACCCTTGAAGCCATCTCCGGCTCGAGTAGCCCAATCTTGTATAGAAGTCGCGGTGTCCGCTGGTCGCCAGGCTCCGTTATAGCCGATATGGCGGCATAGACGTTGCTACCCAGCCGAAGCACCTCTTTAAGTACATCCACGTCCAGGTTAGCCGAGCTATAATGAAACGCAGCATACAGCACGTCATCCCGCAGCTTGATAGCCTTAAGAAGCTCTAGTTGCTCCTTAGGCCTCAGAGGCGTTATAGGTAGTACTACCCGTGCCGACATAACCTCGTAGCCAGTCCTCTCCTCAGCTAGCCTAGCCAGCTCCAACGCAATATCGGAAGCCTCCTCGACGAGCCGGATTATCTCCCGCCGGTCATCCCAGTCCTCCACAGCCACGTGTACCGCAATAGCACGTACCTTGACCATCTCGGCTAGATCCATCGCTGCACGCCTGTGTGTCGGGAGAAGACAGTCGTCGGGCGAAATACCCTACGCGCCACCCGGCGTATACACAGTCGTTGCCAGAGTCGAGGCCCTGGAGGCGGCGCCGGGCTTGCTGCATGTACACGCAGCTCTGGCAACGATATAACAGTGCATAGAGTGTACCTGGTGCTGGGCGTCTGGCATGCAGAATCTGTGCAAGCAGCAAGCGCTCGACGAACTATTCCAGGGCAGCCTGGCAAAGTACTTCCTAAGGGTGGTCGAGGCTATCTGGGAGCGTGGCCAGGCGGAAGCAGAGGCAATAGCGGCTATGCTGGAGAAGACGGTGTGGCGCCCGGTTCTCGGCTTCTCGAACTCGGCGCTGGCAACGCGAGAGTGGCCATCCCGCTTGCTAGGCTAGGACGCGTGCAGCCAGCAGGCAACCCTCCGCCCCTGCCCGGGGGAGACTGTGGGCGGCTCCTCGCTGCGGCACTTCTCCGTGGCTAGGAGGCACCTTGGGGCGAAGCGGCAGCCCGGCGGCGGGCGGCGTAGATCCGGAGGCTGGCCGGGTATCGGGCGCGGCCACCGCGGGTTATCGATGTCCGGGACGGATTCCAGTAGCGCCCTGGTATAGGGGTGTAGGGGCTCGCGTAGCACCTCCTCAGCGGGGCCCTGCTCCACTATCTTCCCAGCGTACATTATGGCTATGCTTGTCGCCCTCTCCGCTGCCAATGCTATGTCATGGGTAACAAGGACCACGGCCATGCCGTGGCGGCGCCGCAGCTCGTCGAGCAGATCCATTATCTGCTTCTGCACTATCACGTCGAGCGCCGTCGTGGGCTCATCTGCTACGAGCACTTTGGGCTCGAGCGCTATAGCAGCAGCTATCGAGACGCGCTGCCTCTGCCCGCCGCTAAGCTGGTGCGGGTAAGCCCGCGCTGCCTCACGGGGGAGCCCCACAGACTCGAGGAGCTGGGGGACCCGGCCCCGCGCCTCCTCCTTGGGCACGCCGTGCTCCAGCAGTACTTCGAGCAGCTGGTCGCCTATCCTACGCACTGGGTCGAGCGTCGTAAACGGGTCCTGGAACACGATCGAGACCAGCTCTCCACGGGCTCTACGCAGCTCGTCGCCCTCTAGCCTCGTGATGTCCACGCCGTCTACGAGTATTCGGCCAGCTACTATCCTGCCAGGCGGCGGGACTAGGCGGAGGAGCGAGAACCCCAGAGTGCTCTTTCCGCTACCACTCTCCCCCACGACGGCTACTAGCTCTCCCCGGTGGGCCTCGAGCCAGGCCCCCTCCACGGCGCGTACTATCCCGCGCAGCGTGTAGTAGTAGACACTGAGGCCCTCGACCCTCAGCACAGCGTCGGCCACGGGTGCCCACCCTCTAAGCCTCGCTCCTCCTCACCTGCTCGCTCAGCCCCTCGCCTATCAGGGCGAAGCCCGTGGCGAGGAGCGTAATCATGAAGCCCGGCGCAGCTATGAGCCAGGGAGCGGAGCGGGCAAAGCCCTTAGCATTGTAGAGGTCGAAGCCCCAGTCAGGGGTAGGTGGCTTCACAGCTAGCCCCAGGAAGCTCAGCGCGGCCTCCGTCAGTACCGCGTCGGCTGCGCTAAGGCTAAACACCACCATTATTGTGGGCACGAGGTGTGGCAGGAGGTGTCGCCTCATTATCCTCCAGGGTGTTAGGCCGAGCGCCCGGGCTGCCTCTATGAAGGGGCTCTCACGGAGCTGTAGCACCTGGCCACGCACCATCCTGAAGTAAGTTGGTATGTAGACCACAGCTATAGCTATAGCAGCGTTCTCCGGCCGCGGGCCTAGTGCGGCGGCGAGAGCTATGGCGAGCACTAGCCCGGGGAAGGCGTAGAGAGCGTCCATGAACATGCTCAGCGCGCGGTCAACCCTACCGCCGTAGTAGCCGCTCACGAGTCCCATGGGCACGCCCACGGCCAGGCTCAGGAGGACCGACGAGAACACAACCTTCAGTACAGTCCGAGACCCGTAGATTATCCTCGAGAGCACGTCGCGGCCCAGCCGGTCAGTGCCCAGGGGGTGCTCCCAGCTAGGCGGCTCGAGGCTCCCACCACTCCTCTCCACTGGGCTATAGGGGGCCAGGACTGGCGCGGCAACAGCCATGAAGACTACTGCGGCTACTATCACGAGGCCGGCTAGTACTAGGCCCCGGCCCCGCCGGGGCAGCGAGTAGTACGCTGCGACGAGCCTCCCCCTCACAGCCTGGAGCACTGCTTGCAACACGTGTCTGCCCCCGCTAGTAGCGTACGCGTGGGTCGAGGAGAGCATAGAGGAGGTCGACTACTAGGCTCACGAGCCCCACTATGAACGCGAACACTATCACTACGCCTTGTATCGCCGGGTAATCGCGGTACTGTATCTTCTCCACCAGGTATGTGCCGATGCCGGGCCAGTCGAAGGTCGTCTCGGTCAGTACAGCGCCGCCTAGGAGGAGCGCAAACTGGAGCCCAGCGTACGTGACAACCGGTATTATCGCGTTGCGGAAAGCGTGCCAGGTTATCCTCTTCTCTCTCACGC
The window above is part of the Pyrodictium abyssi genome. Proteins encoded here:
- a CDS encoding ABC transporter permease, with the protein product MLQAVLQAVRGRLVAAYYSLPRRGRGLVLAGLVIVAAVVFMAVAAPVLAPYSPVERSGGSLEPPSWEHPLGTDRLGRDVLSRIIYGSRTVLKVVFSSVLLSLAVGVPMGLVSGYYGGRVDRALSMFMDALYAFPGLVLAIALAAALGPRPENAAIAIAVVYIPTYFRMVRGQVLQLRESPFIEAARALGLTPWRIMRRHLLPHLVPTIMVVFSLSAADAVLTEAALSFLGLAVKPPTPDWGFDLYNAKGFARSAPWLIAAPGFMITLLATGFALIGEGLSEQVRRSEA
- a CDS encoding ABC transporter ATP-binding protein, with the translated sequence MADAVLRVEGLSVYYYTLRGIVRAVEGAWLEAHRGELVAVVGESGSGKSTLGFSLLRLVPPPGRIVAGRILVDGVDITRLEGDELRRARGELVSIVFQDPFTTLDPVRRIGDQLLEVLLEHGVPKEEARGRVPQLLESVGLPREAARAYPHQLSGGQRQRVSIAAAIALEPKVLVADEPTTALDVIVQKQIMDLLDELRRRHGMAVVLVTHDIALAAERATSIAIMYAGKIVEQGPAEEVLREPLHPYTRALLESVPDIDNPRWPRPIPGQPPDLRRPPPGCRFAPRCLLATEKCRSEEPPTVSPGQGRRVACWLHAS